The Aurantiacibacter gangjinensis genome includes a region encoding these proteins:
- a CDS encoding DUF938 domain-containing protein: MAKRHAPATLRNREPILAVLREELGEGGTLLEIAAGSGEHAVFFANGLPDWQWQPTDPDPEAVASIAAYRAEEGGPNLLPPVQLDAALPNWPVEAPDAVLCINMVHISPWSATRGLMRECGRLLPKGAPLILYGPYIEDDVPTAPSNRDFDLSLKSRDERWGLRNVADMDVEAATHGLKRTRRVVMPANNLVLVYRKS, from the coding sequence ATGGCCAAGCGCCACGCGCCCGCCACACTGCGCAACCGCGAGCCGATCCTAGCCGTGCTGCGGGAGGAGTTGGGCGAGGGGGGTACGCTGCTGGAAATCGCAGCGGGCAGCGGCGAGCATGCCGTGTTCTTTGCGAACGGCTTGCCGGATTGGCAATGGCAGCCGACCGATCCCGATCCCGAAGCCGTCGCATCGATAGCGGCCTACCGCGCCGAGGAGGGCGGGCCGAACCTGCTGCCGCCCGTGCAGCTGGATGCCGCCCTGCCGAACTGGCCGGTCGAGGCGCCCGATGCGGTGCTGTGCATCAACATGGTCCATATCAGCCCGTGGTCCGCCACGCGCGGCCTGATGCGCGAATGCGGCAGGCTGCTGCCAAAAGGCGCGCCGCTGATCCTTTATGGCCCCTATATCGAGGACGATGTGCCCACCGCCCCCTCCAATCGTGACTTCGATCTGAGCCTTAAATCGCGCGACGAACGCTGGGGACTGCGCAATGTGGCGGACATGGATGTCGAGGCGGCAACGCATGGCCTGAAGCGCACGCGGCGGGTCGTAATGCCTGCGAACAATCTGGTGCTGGTGTACCGAAAGAGTTGA
- a CDS encoding ABA4-like family protein → MWDSIFSIANWWALICWIGLILLPRAPFVLTAIFYLGAGLLSLAYTALFGVLLGGLVDPVMVGEGGGANFSTIEGVRALFMSDAGVTIGWIHYLAFDLFVGLWIAKDADLKDFSRLLQAPVLLLTLFAGPAGLLVWMIIRERRARKGARKSALKGSLGS, encoded by the coding sequence ATGTGGGATAGTATTTTCAGCATAGCCAATTGGTGGGCGCTCATCTGCTGGATCGGCCTGATCCTGCTGCCCCGCGCGCCCTTCGTGCTGACCGCAATCTTCTATCTCGGCGCGGGGCTGCTCAGCCTGGCTTATACGGCCCTGTTCGGCGTGCTGCTGGGCGGGCTTGTCGATCCAGTGATGGTGGGCGAGGGCGGAGGCGCGAACTTCTCCACGATAGAGGGCGTGCGGGCGCTCTTCATGTCCGATGCGGGCGTCACCATCGGCTGGATCCACTACCTTGCCTTCGACCTCTTCGTGGGCCTCTGGATCGCCAAAGATGCAGACCTTAAAGACTTCTCGCGGCTGCTGCAGGCCCCCGTCCTGCTGCTGACGCTGTTCGCCGGCCCCGCCGGACTGCTGGTGTGGATGATTATCCGCGAACGGCGCGCGCGCAAGGGTGCCCGCAAGAGCGCGCTGAAAGGCAGTCTCGGCTCCTGA
- a CDS encoding NAD-dependent epimerase/dehydratase family protein — MTSLTSDETRVLLVGATGLIGRAIIARSPDIPGVVLQGVSRREINFPEGTRMELVLAKSDQWPGIIEQLRPDAVISALGTTKRTAGSDEAFRKVDHDLVLEVARAAKAAGTRNFVAISSVGADPYSKNTYLRVKGETEKDLKALKLPRLDIMRPGLLRGRRKNDLRPAEKVGQMLSPLADMMLQGDKSRYRSMKDTDLADACLAAATAKAGGQFVHEHSGMMRLINDFRRALAGRTHEIDNVG, encoded by the coding sequence ATGACCAGCCTGACGTCAGACGAAACACGCGTGCTGCTGGTGGGAGCCACCGGCCTGATCGGCCGCGCGATCATCGCCCGCTCACCCGATATTCCCGGCGTGGTGCTGCAAGGCGTCTCGCGCCGCGAAATCAATTTCCCTGAAGGCACGCGGATGGAGCTGGTGCTGGCGAAAAGTGATCAGTGGCCGGGCATTATCGAGCAATTGCGGCCCGATGCCGTCATCAGCGCGCTGGGCACCACGAAGCGCACGGCAGGCAGCGACGAGGCTTTCCGCAAGGTCGACCATGACCTTGTGCTCGAAGTCGCCCGCGCGGCGAAGGCGGCGGGCACGCGCAATTTCGTCGCCATCTCCAGCGTCGGCGCCGACCCATATTCGAAGAACACCTATCTGCGGGTGAAGGGCGAGACGGAGAAGGACCTGAAGGCGCTCAAGTTGCCGCGGCTCGACATTATGCGCCCCGGCCTGCTGCGCGGTCGTCGCAAGAACGATCTGCGCCCTGCCGAGAAGGTTGGCCAGATGCTATCGCCGCTGGCCGACATGATGTTGCAGGGCGACAAGAGCAGATATCGCTCGATGAAAGACACCGACCTTGCCGATGCCTGCCTTGCCGCCGCCACCGCCAAGGCGGGCGGCCAGTTCGTGCATGAACACAGCGGCATGATGCGCCTCATCAACGATTTCCGCCGCGCGCTGGCGGGACGAACGCACGAGATCGACAATGTGGGATAG
- a CDS encoding deoxyguanosinetriphosphate triphosphohydrolase — MPLAPYAADPAASRGREFDQPGHGVRGPRSDFQRDRDRIIHSIAFRRLAGKTQVFVAPDGDHYRVRLTHSLEVAQIGRVVARDLGLDEDLTEALCLAHDLGHPPFGHPGEEALDASLQPHGGFCHNEHALRTIMRIDSPYCGMPGLNLSWETLEGLAKHNGSVTKPNWALAELDAAFPLDLARWPSLEAQVAALADDIAYDNHDIDDGLRAGFLDMEQLLELDFVADMWRRVEKRFPDATTEEKQRELVRSQIGVMVNDLLETTKANLQGIGSIAEVRGAGVAIAAFSPAMAEQERALKRFMYANLYHHDAQLRAADSARGVIAKLYAAYDQDPSLMPDGWAARLPQQQPARARHIADFIAGMTDRYAMDQFAKVFGKRPEGLSNV, encoded by the coding sequence ATGCCGCTTGCGCCCTATGCCGCCGATCCCGCAGCCAGTCGCGGGCGGGAATTCGACCAGCCCGGCCACGGCGTGCGCGGGCCGCGCAGCGACTTCCAGCGTGACCGCGACCGCATCATCCATTCCATCGCTTTCCGCCGCCTCGCCGGCAAGACGCAGGTCTTCGTCGCGCCCGATGGCGATCATTACCGCGTCCGCCTGACACACAGTCTGGAAGTCGCGCAGATCGGCCGCGTAGTGGCGCGCGATCTGGGACTGGACGAGGATCTGACCGAAGCGCTGTGCCTCGCGCACGATCTCGGCCATCCGCCTTTCGGCCACCCGGGGGAGGAGGCGCTCGACGCCAGCCTCCAGCCGCATGGCGGCTTTTGCCACAACGAGCACGCGCTGCGCACGATCATGCGGATCGACAGCCCCTATTGCGGCATGCCCGGCCTCAATCTCAGCTGGGAGACGCTGGAGGGGCTCGCCAAGCATAACGGCTCGGTCACCAAGCCCAACTGGGCACTGGCGGAGCTGGACGCCGCTTTCCCGCTCGATCTTGCCCGCTGGCCGTCGCTGGAAGCGCAGGTCGCGGCGCTGGCCGACGATATCGCCTATGACAATCACGATATCGATGATGGCCTGCGCGCGGGCTTTCTCGACATGGAGCAACTGCTGGAACTGGATTTCGTCGCCGACATGTGGCGGCGGGTGGAAAAGCGCTTCCCCGATGCGACGACGGAAGAGAAGCAGCGCGAACTCGTCCGTTCGCAGATCGGCGTGATGGTGAACGACCTGCTGGAAACCACGAAGGCCAATCTGCAAGGGATCGGCAGCATTGCCGAGGTGCGCGGCGCGGGCGTGGCCATCGCCGCATTCTCTCCCGCCATGGCAGAGCAGGAGCGCGCGCTGAAGCGCTTCATGTACGCCAATCTCTATCATCACGATGCACAGCTTCGCGCGGCAGACAGCGCGCGCGGTGTCATCGCCAAGCTTTATGCCGCCTACGACCAGGACCCGTCGTTGATGCCCGATGGCTGGGCCGCGCGCCTGCCGCAGCAGCAGCCCGCACGCGCGCGCCATATTGCCGATTTTATTGCCGGGATGACCGATCGCTATGCCATGGACCAATTTGCCAAGGTGTTCGGCAAACGGCCTGAGGGATTGTCCAACGTATGA
- a CDS encoding aspartate/glutamate racemase family protein: MRKLGLIGGMSWVSTRTYYDRINRYIRRHHDPRATAPMVIESLDLSRIRNDNGEYDWEATTRMVGEAAQRLSDAGAEKLIIGANVLHRIYPEVEGMVETPLLHIAECVGDRMAADGIQTAALIGTRSVMTESYFRRRLVARDIDLLPPRMQDVDTLEHIIFDELMVGKASRDAERALRSMFTDFSKEGAQAVIMANTELEQVVDVDANVLPIYDCTAIHAECAAKWMIGT, from the coding sequence TTGCGCAAGCTGGGCCTGATTGGCGGAATGAGCTGGGTTTCGACCCGCACCTATTACGATCGCATCAATCGCTACATCCGCCGCCATCACGATCCGCGCGCCACCGCGCCGATGGTGATCGAAAGCCTCGACCTGTCGCGCATCCGCAATGATAATGGCGAATACGACTGGGAAGCTACCACACGCATGGTTGGAGAAGCGGCGCAGCGGCTTTCCGATGCGGGCGCGGAAAAGCTGATTATCGGCGCGAACGTGCTGCACCGCATCTATCCCGAAGTGGAAGGCATGGTAGAAACGCCGCTCCTCCACATCGCCGAATGCGTGGGCGACCGGATGGCCGCAGACGGCATTCAGACCGCCGCGCTGATCGGCACGCGCAGTGTGATGACGGAAAGCTATTTCCGTCGCCGGCTGGTGGCGCGCGATATCGACCTGCTGCCGCCGCGCATGCAGGATGTCGACACGCTGGAGCATATCATTTTCGACGAGCTGATGGTCGGCAAGGCCAGCCGCGACGCCGAACGCGCCCTACGCTCCATGTTCACCGATTTCTCCAAGGAAGGCGCGCAGGCGGTCATCATGGCGAATACGGAGCTGGAGCAGGTAGTGGATGTCGACGCCAATGTGCTGCCGATCTACGATTGCACTGCCATCCATGCCGAATGCGCGGCGAAATGGATGATCGGCACATAA
- a CDS encoding S8 family serine peptidase — MKTWKALALAGVAGAVAISGPALSQRGNAPAQSEGAIEGQYICVFDSNVIRRGQVVAAANRAANANGGNVLFTYRNSINGFATRASARGVENMQRANPWISYCVQDEVVTLAPPPGRGNGGGGGGDTGGQTTPWGIDRVGGFVDGSGFTRRAWILDSGIDLDHPDLNVDVARSADFTGSRKGAEDENGHGTHVAGTVAAINNNTGVVGVAAGAPVVAVRVLNRRGSGSYSGIIAGVDYVAANASPGDVANMSLGGGRSQALNDAVEAAAAGGVHMVLAAGNESQDAANVSPASATGTRVYTISATDRNDNFASFSNFGAEVDYAEPGVSINSTWLSGGYNTISGTSMAAPHAAGILLATGGTIRTSGFANNDPDGNADPIGVR; from the coding sequence ATGAAAACTTGGAAGGCGCTCGCATTGGCGGGCGTGGCTGGCGCTGTGGCTATTAGCGGACCGGCCCTGTCGCAACGTGGCAATGCACCGGCGCAAAGCGAAGGTGCTATCGAAGGCCAGTATATCTGCGTGTTCGACAGCAATGTCATCCGCCGCGGCCAGGTGGTGGCAGCGGCCAACCGCGCGGCCAACGCCAATGGCGGGAACGTGCTGTTTACCTACCGCAACTCGATCAATGGCTTCGCCACTCGCGCTTCGGCTCGCGGCGTGGAAAACATGCAGCGCGCAAATCCGTGGATCAGCTATTGCGTGCAGGATGAGGTCGTAACGCTGGCACCGCCTCCGGGCCGAGGTAATGGCGGTGGCGGCGGTGGCGACACCGGCGGCCAGACAACGCCCTGGGGTATCGACCGCGTGGGCGGCTTCGTGGACGGGTCGGGCTTTACGCGCCGCGCGTGGATCCTCGATAGCGGTATCGATCTCGACCACCCCGATCTGAACGTGGACGTAGCGCGAAGCGCGGACTTCACCGGCAGCCGCAAGGGGGCAGAAGACGAGAACGGCCATGGCACGCACGTTGCCGGCACCGTTGCCGCCATCAACAACAATACCGGCGTCGTCGGCGTTGCCGCGGGCGCTCCGGTCGTGGCCGTGCGTGTGCTCAACCGTCGCGGCAGCGGCTCCTATTCCGGCATCATTGCAGGGGTAGACTATGTTGCGGCCAACGCTTCGCCCGGCGATGTCGCCAATATGAGCCTCGGCGGCGGTCGCAGCCAGGCGCTGAACGATGCCGTGGAAGCGGCAGCGGCAGGCGGCGTGCACATGGTGCTGGCTGCAGGTAACGAGTCGCAGGATGCTGCAAACGTGTCGCCCGCCAGCGCCACCGGCACCCGCGTCTACACGATCAGCGCGACGGACCGGAACGACAACTTCGCCAGCTTCTCCAACTTCGGTGCCGAAGTGGATTATGCAGAGCCCGGCGTGTCGATCAACTCGACCTGGCTGAGCGGTGGATACAACACCATCAGCGGTACTTCGATGGCTGCGCCGCATGCGGCCGGCATCCTGCTGGCCACTGGCGGCACGATCCGCACCAGCGGCTTTGCCAATAACGATCCCGACGGCAATGCCGACCCGATTGGCGTTCGCTGA
- a CDS encoding NAD(P)(+) transhydrogenase (Re/Si-specific) subunit beta, giving the protein MFSFAAASLPEPPLPPTGGLELPPDSPPVPLPEAVQAVDPIVALAYLVAGVFFILALRGLSSPATSRRGNRFGMAGMLIAVVTTLVTHDLANIVEIAIAIGLGGLIGFVIARRIAMTSMPELVAGFHSLVGLAAVLVGWAAYLNPGAFGLLVPDVITTLDERVVDYTTAISPVSKIEMGLGIAIGAITFSGSVIAFLKLSGKMSGSPILLPARHIINLGTLAAIIVLTALFALATGPAETLPYIIALTVLAFAIGFLLIIPIGGADMPVVVSMLNSYSGWAAAAMGFTLGNTAMIITGALVGSSGAILSYIMCRAMNRSFISVIAGGFGADASAGGGEAKEQRPYKQGSAADAAFMLEQAEKVIIIPGYGMAVAQAQHALREMADLLEEKGVEVKYAIHPVAGRMPGHMNVLLAEASVEYDKVFELEDINSEFAQADVAFIIGANDVVNPAAKTDKSSPIYGMPVFDVDKAKQVFFIKRSMGGVGYAGVDNGVFYMDQTMMLLSDAKKMVEEIVKALD; this is encoded by the coding sequence ATGTTCTCCTTCGCCGCCGCCAGCCTGCCCGAGCCGCCTCTTCCGCCGACCGGAGGGCTTGAATTGCCGCCAGACAGCCCGCCCGTGCCGCTGCCGGAAGCGGTGCAGGCGGTCGATCCGATCGTGGCGCTCGCTTACCTTGTCGCGGGTGTGTTCTTCATCTTGGCACTGCGCGGGCTGTCTTCGCCCGCAACCAGCCGCCGTGGGAATCGATTCGGCATGGCGGGGATGCTGATTGCGGTTGTTACCACACTGGTGACTCACGACCTGGCGAATATCGTCGAGATCGCCATCGCCATCGGACTGGGCGGCTTGATTGGCTTCGTGATTGCTCGCCGTATTGCCATGACATCCATGCCCGAACTGGTGGCGGGCTTTCACTCGCTGGTCGGCCTTGCCGCCGTGCTGGTGGGGTGGGCGGCCTATCTCAATCCGGGCGCGTTCGGCCTGCTTGTGCCCGATGTCATCACGACTTTGGACGAGCGTGTGGTGGATTATACCACCGCCATCAGTCCCGTCAGCAAGATCGAGATGGGGCTGGGCATCGCCATCGGTGCAATCACCTTCTCCGGCTCGGTCATCGCGTTCCTGAAGCTGAGCGGCAAGATGAGCGGATCGCCGATCCTGCTGCCTGCGCGGCACATCATCAATCTTGGCACGCTGGCGGCGATTATTGTGCTGACCGCACTGTTCGCTCTGGCGACAGGACCTGCCGAGACGCTGCCCTATATCATCGCGCTGACGGTGCTCGCCTTTGCCATCGGCTTCCTGCTGATCATCCCCATCGGCGGGGCGGACATGCCGGTCGTGGTCTCGATGCTGAACAGCTATTCGGGCTGGGCCGCGGCGGCGATGGGCTTCACGCTGGGTAATACCGCGATGATCATCACCGGCGCGCTGGTCGGCTCGTCCGGCGCGATCCTCAGCTACATCATGTGCCGCGCGATGAACCGCAGCTTCATCAGCGTGATTGCGGGCGGTTTTGGCGCAGACGCAAGCGCTGGCGGCGGCGAGGCGAAAGAGCAGCGGCCCTACAAGCAGGGCAGCGCAGCCGATGCTGCCTTTATGTTGGAGCAGGCGGAAAAGGTCATCATCATCCCCGGCTACGGCATGGCGGTGGCGCAGGCGCAGCACGCCTTGCGCGAAATGGCAGACCTGCTGGAAGAAAAGGGCGTGGAAGTAAAATACGCCATACACCCCGTCGCAGGGCGTATGCCGGGTCATATGAACGTGCTGTTGGCAGAAGCGAGCGTCGAATACGACAAGGTCTTCGAGCTGGAGGACATCAACAGCGAATTCGCGCAAGCGGATGTCGCCTTCATCATCGGCGCAAACGATGTGGTAAACCCTGCTGCCAAAACGGACAAGTCCAGCCCCATTTACGGCATGCCCGTGTTCGATGTGGACAAGGCCAAGCAGGTCTTCTTCATCAAGCGCTCGATGGGCGGGGTCGGCTATGCCGGTGTCGATAACGGTGTGTTCTACATGGACCAGACCATGATGCTGCTGTCGGATGCCAAGAAGATGGTCGAGGAAATCGTAAAGGCGCTGGACTGA
- a CDS encoding NAD(P) transhydrogenase subunit alpha, with protein sequence MDFIGILSIFVLACFVGYYVVWSVTPALHTPLMAVTNAISSVIIVGGLIAAAEAGSDVAKWLGLGAVVLASVNIFGGFAVTERMLAMYKKKDK encoded by the coding sequence ATGGACTTCATCGGCATACTCTCGATCTTCGTGCTGGCCTGTTTCGTGGGCTATTACGTGGTGTGGTCGGTCACGCCCGCGCTGCACACGCCGCTGATGGCCGTGACCAATGCGATTTCCAGCGTCATCATTGTCGGCGGCCTGATCGCGGCGGCGGAGGCCGGTAGCGATGTGGCGAAATGGCTGGGGCTGGGTGCCGTGGTGCTGGCAAGTGTGAACATCTTCGGTGGTTTCGCCGTCACAGAGCGGATGCTCGCCATGTACAAGAAGAAGGACAAGTGA